One Mercurialis annua linkage group LG3, ddMerAnnu1.2, whole genome shotgun sequence DNA window includes the following coding sequences:
- the LOC126671530 gene encoding uncharacterized protein LOC126671530 isoform X1 produces MAMVASLNLGSYSYKIKRASMVEVCCRKKERDRENNHFHPYKVIEITPPPKNLGVRCFPPQNLQCGESVSIEGQAYTISAVTHRYQLWKGKYEASEKRLDVLSTGRYILNLYLENLLEQS; encoded by the exons ATGGCAATGGTGGCATCACTCAATCTTGGATCATACAGTTACAAGATTAAG AGAGCATCAATGGTTGAAGTATGTTgtagaaaaaaagaaagagataGAGAAAATAATCATTTCCACCCTTATAAAGTTATTGAAATCACTCCTCCTCCCAAGAATCTTGGCGTCCGCTGCTTTCCACCC CAGAACTTACAATGTGGGGAAAGTGTAAGTATTGAAGGGCAAGCATACACCATCTCAGCTGTAACGCATCGGTATCAGCTTTGGAAGGGAAAGTACGAAGCTAGTGAGAAGAGGCTAGATGTTTTATCCACAGGAAGATACATCTTGAACTTGTATTTAGAAAACTTGCTTGAACAATCTTGA
- the LOC126671530 gene encoding uncharacterized protein LOC126671530 isoform X2 → MAMVASLNLGSYSYKIKRASMVEVCCRKKERDRENNHFHPYKVIEITPPPKNLGVRCFPPNLQCGESVSIEGQAYTISAVTHRYQLWKGKYEASEKRLDVLSTGRYILNLYLENLLEQS, encoded by the exons ATGGCAATGGTGGCATCACTCAATCTTGGATCATACAGTTACAAGATTAAG AGAGCATCAATGGTTGAAGTATGTTgtagaaaaaaagaaagagataGAGAAAATAATCATTTCCACCCTTATAAAGTTATTGAAATCACTCCTCCTCCCAAGAATCTTGGCGTCCGCTGCTTTCCACCC AACTTACAATGTGGGGAAAGTGTAAGTATTGAAGGGCAAGCATACACCATCTCAGCTGTAACGCATCGGTATCAGCTTTGGAAGGGAAAGTACGAAGCTAGTGAGAAGAGGCTAGATGTTTTATCCACAGGAAGATACATCTTGAACTTGTATTTAGAAAACTTGCTTGAACAATCTTGA
- the LOC126673713 gene encoding uncharacterized protein LOC126673713, whose product MDPQGQQPQQLDTSPHGEEEDTNLHSRDDNTNNNRNKPLSFSHSGDGASPGKIFIGGLARETTAAQFVKHFGKYGEITDSVIMKDRKTGQPRGFGFVTYADASVVDQVIEDSHVINGKQVEIKRTIPKGAAGARDFKTKKIFVGGIPTTVTEDELKEYFAQYGEVVEHQIMRDHATSRSRGFGFVSFDTEQAVDDLLARGNKLEFAGAQVEIKKAEPKKPNPPAPPSKRYNDSRPGFGGGFNDTYDGFGGNAFGGGGGSGGGGSYRSGGAYGGRSGTYGGYGGGEFGGYGGYGGSGIGAAYRGEPSFGYSGRYGGGYSRGYEMGGGYSGAGEGYGGYGSGGGSGSGYGGNYNSSLGGGYGGSAGGGYGGSAGGGYGGSAGGSMYGSRGGYGSTGNSRYHPYGR is encoded by the exons ATGGATCCTCAAGGCCAACAACCACAGCAGCTAGATACGTCCCCTCACGGGGAAGAAGAAGATACCAATCTCCACTCTCGTGACGATAACACCAACAACAATAGAAATAAGCCGCTCTCTTTTTCTCACTCCGGCGACGGTGCTAGTCCCGG AAAGATTTTTATCGGAGGATTAGCTAGAGAGACCACTGCAG CACAATTTGTGAAGCATTTTGGTAAATATGGTGAAATTACTGATTCTGTTATCATGAAGGACCGTAAAACAGGCCAACCTCGCGGTTTTGGCTTTGTTACGTATGCTGATGCTTCTGTTGTTGATCAAGTTATTGAAGATTCTCATGTTATTAATGGCAAACAA GTGGAAATCAAACGAACTATACCCAAGGGAGCTGCAGGTGCTAGGGATTTCAAGACTAAAAAGATTTTTGTTGGTGGAATTCCTACAACTGTGACTGAAG ATGAATTGAAAGAATATTTTGCTCAATATGGTGAGGTTGTTGAGCACCAGATCATGCGTGACCATGCCACAAGTCGATCACGTGgctttgggtttgtttcatttGACACTGAGCAGGCTGTAGATGATCTTTTGGCTAGGGGAAATAAGCTTGAGTTTGCCGGAGCTCAG GTGGAGATCAAGAAGGCAGAGCCAAAGAAGCCTAACCCTCCAGCACCTCCTTCTAAGCGTTATAATGATTCAAGGCCTGGATTTGGTGGTGGATTTAACGATACATATGATGGATTTGGAGGCAATGCCTTTGGTGGTGGGGGCGGTAGTGGTGGTGGTGGATCGTATAGGTCCGGTGGTGCCTATGGAGGTAGATCTGGTACCTACGGTGGATATGGCGGAGGCGAATTTGGTGGATACGGTGGTTATGGAGGCAGTGGCATTGGAGCGGCTTACAGAGGGGAGCCCTCTTTTGGATATTCCGGACGTTATGGTGGTGGCTATAGCAGGGGATATGAAATGGGAGGTGGTTACAGTGGTGCCGGAGAGGGTTACGGTGGATATGGTAGTGGTGGAGGATCTGGCAGTGGTTATGGAGGTAACTATAACTCTAGCCTCGGGGGTGGATACGGAGGCAGTGCCGGGGGCGGATATGGAGGGAGTGCCGGGGGTGGATATGGAGGCAGTGCCGGGGGTTCCATGTACGGAAGTAGAGGCGGATATGGAAGCACAGGTAATAGTAGATACCATCCTTATGGAAGGTAG
- the LOC126672360 gene encoding uncharacterized protein LOC126672360, whose product MTSNIAKLMNASLKAAKELLIATLLEYVRRLVQEWTYKNRILALSTGTKLTTRAKNDLRENYATSMKMKVIPSITFIYSVEDGRDTMTMKLKEKDFICGRIKKNVHEATVYPMPSKSDWDDPIEVESIEVLPLIGKISVGRPKKRRIKASWEGKEKNKCIRCGQRGHNKKTCRAYRSRNITVRNHSYIFLVYRWSLLGLSLVAFS is encoded by the exons ATGACATCGAACATTGCCAAATTGATGAATGCATCGCTAAAGGCAGCCAAGGAATTGCTGATAGCAACACTCTTAGAGTATGTCAGGCGTTTAGTGCAAGAGTGGACTTATAAGAATAGGATTCTTGCACTATCAACGGGAACAAAATTGACAACTAGAGCAAAAAATGACCTAAGGGAAAATTATGCAACATCTATGAAAATGAAG GTTATACCATCAATAACATTCATATACAGTGTTGAAGATGGTCGTGACACTATGACAATGAAGCTAAAAGAGAAGGATTTCATTTGTGGAAG aattaaaaaaaacgttCATGAGGCGACTGTTTATCCCATGCCTAGTAAAAGTGATTGGGATGATCCTATTGAAGTTGAAAGTATTGAAGTTCTACCTCTTATCGGGAAGATATCAGTGGGGCGGCCAAAGAAACGAAGAATAAAAGCATCTTGGGAgggaaaggaaaaaaataaatgcaTCCGATGTGGACAGAGGGGACACAACAAGAAGACTTGTCGGGCATACCGAAGTAGGAATATAACTGTTAGAAATCATTCTTACATTTTTTTAGTTTACAGGTGGTCATTACTTGGTTTATCCTTAGTTGCATTTTCATGA
- the LOC126671815 gene encoding uncharacterized protein LOC126671815 isoform X2 encodes MEAGTVLPELGMMDVSKSLVRGTKSINPLGEHYWITFKYERVQNYYYWCGLLDHMVADCEEKPEQTSVDEWPYGPGLWATPRKRMLIRGRNDVGTQNFYADKGSPSETTVDLNSNLRVRHNLNMDDEEIGAEVTQVENLVMNQVQGVNSGVEQPTNQENMARSEGFIEVNVEQAMYSTNMITKLVVINHETERNMEQTKHGKKHSWIRTKCQREKEGSSCQVEKNAPTKRLIGEVQEGLGTDNFFSKKAKDGLSVQFDQFEISAETARQSRRMQ; translated from the coding sequence ATGGAGGCTGGAACCGTTTTGCCAGAGTTAGGTATGATGGATGTATCAAAATCATTAGTTAGAGGAACGAAAAGTATTAACCCCCTTGGAGAACACTATTGGATTACTTTTAAGTATGAACGTGTtcagaattattattattggtgTGGTCTCTTGGATCACATGGTTGCAGACTGTGAAGAAAAACCTGAGCAGACGAGTGTTGATGAATGGCCATATGGTCCAGGACTCTGGGCAACTCCAAGAAAGCGGATGCTAATTCGTGGCAGGAATGATGTGGGTACTCAGAATTTCTATGCAGATAAAGGGTCACCAAGTGAAACTACTGTTGATCTAAACAGTAACTTACGAGTTCGACATAATCTTAACATGGATGACGAAGAAATAGGTGCGGAGGTTACCCAAGTTGAAAATTTGGTAATGAATCAGGTACAAGGGGTGAACTCAGGGGTAGAACAACCTACTAATCAAGAAAATATGGCTAGAAGTGAGGGATTTATAGAGGTAAATGTGGAGCAGGCCATGTATTCTACAAATATGATTACAAAGTTGGTAGTCATTAACCATGAGACAGAGAGGAATATGGAGCAGACAAAACATGGTAAGAAACACTCATGGATTCGTACAAAATGTCAAAGAGAGAAAGAAGGAAGCAGCTGCCAAGTAGAGAAGAATGCTCCGACTAAAAGGCTAATTGGCGAAGTGCAGGAAGGTTTGGGAACTGATAACTTTTTCTCAAAGAAAGCTAAAGATGGGTTGTCGGTTCAGTTTGATCAATTTGAGATATCGGCGGAGACTGCAAGGCAGTCTCGTCGGATGCAATGA
- the LOC126671815 gene encoding uncharacterized protein LOC126671815 isoform X1 gives MKILCWNLQGIGNPWTIRALKSLINSNSPDIFFLMETKLVFSEFTFVRRSFVNFNSYIVDSDGRKGGLANFWRKNLDVQISNHSNNHVAFVVNDASMDFKWKGMGIYGWPESTNKYQTCNLIRSLCGNENGPLLVFGEFNLFVFHYEKEGGRCREQRELDMFRQALDECDISDLGFVGSSFTWSNMRSGEQNVQARLDRFLANDPWQEKYVNWQVNHLAKYRSDHCPILLSTKGGVISKQPKPFRFEKMWMTHRRFDEAVVEAWGNCGSGGLMSNLAYCGVQLKSWAYQPKNKMESLKILQDSDNFEVNGRAVRELQCEIGQLLLKEEVLWKQRSRADWLKEGDRNTKKFHHKASNRRKKKPYSQVAG, from the coding sequence ATGAAAATCTTATGTTGGAACCTCCAAGGTATAGGGAATCCTTGGACGATACGAGCGCTCAAATCTCTTATTAATTCTAATTCCCCAGATATTTTCTTCTTAATGGAGACGAAGTTAGTTTTTAGTGAATTCACTTTTGTTAGAAGaagttttgttaattttaattcttataTTGTGGACTCTGATGGAAGAAAAGGTGGGCTAGCAAATTTCTGGAGGAAAAACTTGGATGTTCAAATATCGAACCATTCAAATAATCATGTAGCATTTGTTGTTAATGATGCCTCTATGGATTTTAAGTGGAAGGGTATGGGGATTTATGGATGGCCGGAGTCTACAAATAAATATCAGACGTGTAATCTGATTCGTAGCCTGTGTGGGAATGAAAATGGTCCTCTTCTTGTTTTTGGAGAGTTTAACCTGTTTGTATTTCACTATGAAAAAGAAGGAGGTAGATGTAGAGAGCAGCGAGAACTTGACATGTTTAGACAAGCGTTGGATGAGTGTGACATCTCTGATCTCGGTTTTGTGGGCAGCAGTTTTACTTGGTCGAATATGAGAAGCGGGGAGCAGAATGTCCAGGCCAGGTTAGACAGATTTCTAGCTAATGATCCGTGGCAAGAGAAGTATGTGAATTGGCAAGTGAATCATCTAGCAAAGTACAGGTCAGATCATTGCCCTATTTTGTTGAGTACCAAGGGTGGCGTGATTTCCAAACAGCCTAAGCCTTTTAGGTTTGAAAAAATGTGGATGACCCATCGGCGTTTTGATGAAGCGGTTGTTGAAGCATGGGGGAATTGTGGGAGCGGTGGTTTAATGAGTAACCTGGCCTATTGTGGTGTACAGCTGAAGTCCTGGGCATATCAGCCGAAGAATAAGATGGAATCTCTCAAAATCCTTCAAGACAGCGATAATTTTGAGGTAAATGGGAGAGCTGTTAGGGAGCTTCAATGCGAAATTGGCCAATTGTTACTTAAGGAGGAAGTGCTTTGGAAGCAACGCTCTCGGGCGGACTGGCTAAAAGAAGGAGACCGTAATACTAAAAAATTTCACCACAAAGCGTCGAATCGGAGGAAAAAAAAACCATATTCACAGGTTGCGGGATGA